From a region of the Mycolicibacterium sp. MU0050 genome:
- the eat gene encoding ethanolamine permease, which yields MTSPHQHTGFGVESHVESQDYLKKRELRRGTAGWLLLAGLGVSYVVSGDYSGWNFGLGQGGFGGLAIAVVIIAGMYLAMVLGMAELSAALPTAGGGYTFARRALGPWGGFATGTAILIEYVIAPAAIATFIGAYVESLNLFGITDGWWVYLAAYIIFIGIHLSGIGEALKLMFVITSIALIGLIIFFVAAAGQFDSANLTDIVPTDAAGASSMLPFGYLGIWAAFPFAIWFFLAIEGVPLAAEETANPERNVPRGIIAGISVLMVTATLSLILTTGAGGAEAMSESGNPLVEALGDSGWAKVVNYIGLAGLIASFFGVIYAYSRQLFALSRAGYLPKALSITNRRKAPVLALVIPGAIGFVLSLTGQGDLLLNMAVFGAAVSYVLMMISHIVLRIREPEMPRPYRTPGGVVTTAFALVVAVLAVVATFLVNSTAALFTLAVFAGFMLYFALYSRHRLVANSPDEEFNVLAEAEDELR from the coding sequence ATGACCAGTCCCCACCAGCACACCGGCTTCGGTGTGGAAAGCCACGTCGAATCGCAGGACTACCTGAAAAAGCGCGAGCTCAGACGGGGCACCGCGGGGTGGCTGCTGCTGGCCGGCCTGGGCGTCAGCTACGTCGTCTCGGGCGACTACTCCGGCTGGAACTTCGGACTGGGCCAGGGCGGCTTCGGTGGCCTGGCCATCGCCGTGGTCATCATCGCCGGCATGTACCTGGCGATGGTGCTCGGCATGGCGGAGCTCTCCGCCGCGCTCCCGACCGCGGGTGGCGGCTACACCTTCGCCCGTCGCGCGCTGGGCCCGTGGGGCGGATTCGCCACCGGAACCGCGATCCTCATCGAGTACGTCATCGCGCCGGCCGCCATCGCGACGTTCATCGGCGCGTACGTCGAATCGCTGAATCTCTTTGGCATCACGGATGGTTGGTGGGTCTACCTGGCCGCCTACATCATCTTCATCGGCATCCACCTGTCCGGCATCGGCGAAGCCCTGAAGCTGATGTTCGTCATCACCTCGATCGCCCTGATCGGCCTGATCATCTTCTTCGTCGCGGCCGCCGGGCAGTTCGACAGCGCCAACCTCACCGACATCGTCCCCACCGACGCCGCGGGCGCCTCGTCGATGCTGCCCTTCGGTTACCTGGGCATCTGGGCGGCGTTCCCGTTCGCCATCTGGTTCTTCCTGGCCATCGAGGGTGTGCCGCTGGCCGCCGAGGAGACCGCGAACCCGGAGCGCAACGTGCCGCGCGGCATCATCGCCGGCATCAGCGTGCTGATGGTCACCGCGACGCTGTCGCTGATCCTGACCACCGGCGCCGGCGGCGCCGAGGCCATGTCGGAGTCCGGTAACCCGCTGGTGGAGGCGCTCGGCGACAGCGGCTGGGCCAAGGTGGTCAACTACATCGGCCTCGCGGGCCTGATCGCCAGCTTCTTCGGCGTCATCTACGCCTACTCGCGCCAGCTGTTCGCGCTGTCGCGCGCCGGCTACCTGCCCAAGGCGCTGTCGATCACCAACCGCCGCAAGGCCCCGGTCCTGGCGCTGGTCATCCCCGGCGCCATCGGCTTCGTCCTGTCGCTGACCGGTCAGGGCGACCTGCTGCTGAACATGGCCGTGTTCGGTGCCGCGGTCAGCTACGTGCTGATGATGATCAGTCACATCGTGCTGCGCATCCGCGAGCCGGAGATGCCGCGGCCCTACCGAACCCCCGGCGGAGTGGTGACCACCGCTTTCGCGTTGGTCGTCGCGGTCCTCGCGGTGGTGGCCACTTTTCTGGTCAACAGCACCGCCGCACTGTTCACCCTGGCGGTGTTCGCGGGGTTCATGCTGTACTTCGCGCTGTACAGCCGGCACCGGCTGGTCGCCAACTCGCCCGACGAGGAGTTCAACGTCCTGGCCGAGGCCGAAGACGAGTTGCGTTAA